A single Capsicum annuum cultivar UCD-10X-F1 unplaced genomic scaffold, UCD10Xv1.1 ctg3028, whole genome shotgun sequence DNA region contains:
- the LOC124891090 gene encoding uncharacterized protein LOC124891090: MSLVKLKKAPPKSQEDNAEKEMVEVGEEVVEIEKPQSNMIFTIQVPPTYLQRIQKIEEGDKIIKFMAKLSNISINIPLLKAIQEILRYAKQIKKLMLRKNLIEGDTIEVTHICSAIISSKIEEMKEEPKAFTIPCTIRTHMFAKNLCDLGASINLMPFSIYKEH, from the coding sequence ATGtctttagttaagttgaaaaaagCACCACCCAAATCCCAAGAAGATAATGCTGAAAAAGAAATGGTAGAAGTTGGTGAAGAGGTGGTGGAAATTGAGAAACCACAAAGTAATATGATTTTTACAATACAAGTCCCTCCCACATATCTTCAACGGATTCAAAAAATAGAAGAGGGtgacaaaattattaaattcatggcCAAGCTTAGCAACATTTCTATCAATATCCCATTGCTTAAAGCAATCCAAGAAATCTTGAGATACGCTAAGCAAATAAAGAAGTTGATGTTAAGGAAGAATCTCATCGAAGGTGATACAATTGAAGTTACCCATATTTGTAGTGCAATCATAAGTAGCAAAATAGAGGAAATGAAGGAAGAACCTAAAGCTTTTACCATCCCTTGTACTATTAGAACACATATGTTTGCAAAAAATCTATGCGATCTCGGTGCAAGTATAAACCTCATGCCTTTTTCCATCTACAAAGAGCATTGA